One Thamnophis elegans isolate rThaEle1 chromosome 2, rThaEle1.pri, whole genome shotgun sequence genomic window, AAATACTAGCTCTGTTATCCTGGTTTTCATTCCTAAATCTATCCTGATTCTTATTGCCTTTACTAGAGGAGGTCATAttcaataagtaaaaataatcaaTGGGTTAGAAATAAATGTCATTGGTCTCAGTGAGGCATATTTCTCATTTGatctacattttctttcttttttcatctctttttttttgccatataTGCATTCTTGTCAATAGATCATATCAATATCATCAACAAGAAGAGCTGGATGAAAAAGTGTCAAGGAAACTTTCAATCCAACCATATGACACGCATCCTTTTCACGTTTCAAATTATAAGGTGTTCActgatggattttaaaaaattaaaaactcatAATTTCATCAAGCTCATTTTGTTAGAAAAAGGAAATCTACACATTTCAGAGCACAAATCAGTATATACAGTAATGATACAAGAATGTGAAATCCATTGACATTATTCTGAAAATATTGTTAGCTTTTAGGGAATTTCTGGATCTTGATTTCTCATGACATATACACATAACAtaaattatgcttttctggttTAGGTTGTGTGGAGACCTGGATGACTTTTGTTCAAAatgtaatgcaaaaaaaaatcctaaaagaaAAGTAAGTGTATTAATCCAGTAGGGAAATTAAGGTCTTAGTATATTTTGAATACAATAATTATTCTCTTTTTCAGCAAAAGTAAGAAACAATCTTGGGAATACATATAACAGTATAGATCAGTGATTTGTTTTATATCACATgcctttaaaatgattttaaatttttttacataagtttaaaaaaacaaatggagGGCatctagtggtgaaattcattttttttttttactatcagttctgcgtggcttggtaggcgtggcaggggaaggttactgcaaattctccattccctccccactcctggggaaaggatactgcaaaatctccattctaaCACCACTTTGGGGCcatccaaaggtggtatttgctggttctccgaactactcaaaatttccactaccggttctccagaacctgtcagaacctgctgaattacaCCCCTGGGAGCATCTCAATATGTAGCAATTAAACTGTTGCTGTAGTGGATAGGAAATATTGAATTCATATGTTCCTATATTTTCTGCACTTAAAAATACATGAAGGCTGCTTTATTTTTCCAGGTGTCCCATGTCTATTGTCTTTGCAGCTTTTGGAAACAAagtaaaaaaccaaacaaaaccctgctgaattgttttcttttcccCAGACAAAAAGAAGACACACAATTTATTTCAAGCCACCTTCAGTTCAATGGGCACCTCTACATGTGATCTTTATATCCTTCCAGAATTAACGCTGTATTGCTGTGATCTCACAGCATCATCTGTGTTTAGCAATTGAACCAGTTTGTTTCTGAATGTGATTTTGAAACTTTGGTTGGTTCTAAAAGACAGAAGCTGTCCACTACTTCAATACCTTCAGGTCTAAGCAAAATCTTTTACGCATGCACAAAACACTGAACAAGAACTCAAAAGAATATAAACATTGTCTTCATCGTATTCCCTATCCCAATCTTAAGTTATTCTTAGCTGTGCCATTGCTAAAGTAGTGCTTTCCCCCTTTTCCAAATCTTTTCAGGGATATCCTCAAAATTTATACAATATTTTAGGTTCTGGCtttgtttctatttctttagAACAGGGATCAGCAACCCGCAGGCTCTGGAGCTGTATGTGGCTCTTTTATGCCTCTGCTACAGCTCCCTATCACTAGttggcttcacaattgatagggcttttggttaggacaggtagaggaaaaaggatgccacactaggaggagactctatggtggggagacCAACCTTCCGGTCAGCATAGGAAAAaagatgccgtgctaggaggagactatgatgggggaaccggacttccggttggctccagaattgaacggtgggcttccggttaggacttttgtggctctgtgagtgtttaaggttgccaacccctgccttAGAGGAAAGTCACGTGACTAGAAACATAGGCAGCAGAGGCACTATTGAGATGAGCACTTTTCATGATAGAATAGCTGTATGCCAAGTGAAGGAGGGGTGGGAAGCACTTCAGCTTGATAGTGAAGAAACAAAAAGGCTGCCACAAAACAAAAATCTATTTGTTGCTGAAAATATCAAGGTTTTCTAATCAGAATGATGTATAAAAAGCAGATGTAAGTGGAAACTTTCTTTGTAGACCTGTATGAAATTTGATTTCAAAAGgtccttcccatttttttttcacataATATCTATGGTTGGTTAATTAGTCAAGTTTCCTTCACTTAATTTACCATATTttgcagagtataagacgcaccttttttcctaaaaaaaaaaaatctgggtgtgtcatacattgaatacagcattttttgcctcccaaagccctgccccttcaccaaaatggccgtgcatacatttatggaggcttttagacagctcctgggggctggggagggcagaaatgagtaaaaacgTGCCGTTTTTGCCCCCCTAGCCCCGAgcagcactctacaggcctccatAAGGCCATGTATGcaattttttgatgaaaaataggctgtttttccttgtttttgaCCCTCTGCCTcctaggagcactttacaagccccccaaggctattcatgccttgttttggaaaaaaacagggctgttttcatgaaaaacgggctgtttttgggaggtttgcagagggcaaaaacttttttttccttttggaaagctcatTAACCGATtgaatgagaattacattgatcaagtgctgtgccagcagaaacaaagtcttaggtgctgcagattgtcagcaatttccttctccagcacatggataaatacacctgaaaacatctatctacctatctactctctctctctctccctacctatctactgtatttctgtctctctatttctctctctctatcactctaCCTACCAacatacctactctctctctctccctatctactgtatttctctctctctctttctatttctatctctctatccctctacctacctacctacctacctacctacctacactctctctccctacctacctactgtatttatctttctatctatctctatttctctctctctctatatatatatatccctttatctacctacctacttacctaactaCTCTATCTccatacctatctactgtatttctctctctttctctccctctctatccctctacctacctacttacttttttaaaatttgccatactccggtgcgtcttatactccaaaaatatggcagGTGAAAAAATAATTAGGCTGAGagtcaaaaaaaacccaaacctttGCTGACTTTCTATAGATCACCTGCAATTCTAACAGATGGATTGGTAAGCCCTAGTTTTACTTGATCTAATTAATATGATTTTACAAGCAGTTCCAAAGCTCATGTTTGCCTCCTGTTTGGTCTGGTGTTACCTTTCAGGATTACATGCTCAGACAGCCATGAGAGAGTACTGATTAAGATGTCGGATTCTCATGTTTAAGTTCAGATTCAACCAAGGTGTTTACTGGATGGGTTTGGGCCAGTCATTGTGTCTCAGGCCAATCTACTGTATAAGGTTGTTACTGTTAAGATAAAATTAGAAATATTGATAGAAAATTGTAGGCTAAAAATACAACATAAAAAACCTAACCTCCCAATAAATATTGTACATATTATCAGCAGTAGAagataaacaaacagcaaacctGAGATCGAGCAAAACCAAACAATGAATTTACAAAATCAGGCAGGAATTCCTGTGCCACAACCTCTTGAGAAGGGACCATTGGGGAGGCATATGGtaaggggagggggaatctgATGACAGTTTGACTGGCAGAATGAAGTGTGACCCTTGTTTGTTTGGATAGGCAAAGTACTTAGAGCAGATGTCTTAAGCTCATGTTGTTTTAGATAAAAGAATCCAGGCCTTGTTGTGGGATTAATAGACCAATCATGAACACATCTGTCTGTTCCTTCTTCTCAGTTTAAAGGACTAGCATCATCACCATCTTTCTAATACTTCActttaacatacacacacacacacacacacacacacacacacacacacacacacacacacacacacaaattcagaAGAATTTCACAACCTGGAAAGATATTCTCAGGTCAGAGTAAAATAGTTTATCAAACAAAATGCAGTAGCAGCAGTTCTTCTCCATAAACTCTAGATTAATGTAGTCTATAACTtagtctcctttttaaaaaaaagtatactgATTATTCTTCCAATTAACAAAGCCAAAAGAACAGGAAATCATCATGCAGAATAGAGTAAGCCATAATTCAATTATGTTGCCTCTTTTTACTCCACAGCTGTGTGGAGGTAGGGATGGGTGGGCGGGCAAGGAAGAGGCCTGGCTTGCAGCTGACAAATCAGGGACCAGGAAGAGTCAACAAGTTTCCATGCAGGAGTCTTCCTCCTGCCAGAGTACCCTCAGCTTCAGAAATAGCATCTTTTTGCTTTCCTTCTATGAAAAATGGTGACTAGTCTCTTGACAGTGCTATTTCTGCCAGAGAAATAGGACTGAGAGGATGTTTAACTCCATGAGTATGATGGCTCTAGCTTCTGGGCATCTTTAAGGAAAACCACAAGACAGATTTATTTAAAGACCTGGCAGAACAggtaatttttctttcaaatatacATGCATATCCACCTTCTTAAAGATAAGAGATTTACCTTAGGACTGGTAATAACGTGTGTCAATGTGAATGCAACCTTTATGGGAGGGAGCTAGATGTGAAAAACTGTTCCTATCTCCCCATGGTCTCACAGTATTGTAAAACAGCATTAATTAAACTGTTCAAAACACACCCATTCACCTACacaattacatatacaatatgCCTAAGATTGCTTCTTTAAAACAAGAAACAGTTTTcaaaacatgttttattttccCTTATATTTCACTTAATACATCATTCAAACATCTTGATGGGATATTTAAGCTTGCATATGATAGCATATTTCATCAGTTTCTGGAGTGAAATTTCTTTCGATCATCTTAGTACAATAGCCAATGCAACATTCAACCTATGTGATCATTGGTCTTGATTGTAACATATGCTAAAAATCCATTTtcatcagtggtggattgcttatcccgttccaattggttcggttggaacggggccggcggcgtccttgtgcacgcgcacagttcacacatgcgtcgtagcgcctgcgtgatgctccagctgctcacggagaattgtgcaggtgctgtatgtgccatgcacctgcgtggaagcgcagaagccttcaaagaccggtaaggagcgcggatgggcgggtgggccctttggcattcccggaagttacttacttccaggttcattgaccaaccggttcgcggggaccgctgtgaaccggttgaaacccacccctgattttcaTGGAGAACACTTTAAAGACAGTACACTTTTCAATGATCTTTCAGTCAAAAATTCATGCTATGAGCTTTCATCCAAAAGTCTTCTAATGATCCCTCTCCTTAAGCCCCAGCTGTTTAGAAACAACGTTTAAAGAAAGACTTGCCAATATCTTGTCTTCCTTTATGCAAGTGATTCTTGCTTGAAACTGGACAGAATTGAAATCTTCTTTTGGATCAGCATATTGGACATCTGTAAATTGTATGAAAAATGCGAACATTCCACAGAATGTAGTTGTAAAAGTTCAGTTGGAAGCCATTTAGAGAACTTTATATGATTTATACAATCAATACTAAGAGCCAGATCTTTTCAgtctaaaatacatacatactgtagaaaCAAACATCTTGGATAAGAATTCATATTATTTAAGCCATTGGGAATAATCATACATATCCATTATTCAAAGGGACCACCTAGTCATCAATTGTGTATATAAAGAGGTGTATGTTTTGATGTTGCATTTTGGAGTTAAAATGTGGAagtgggcagtggtgaaattcacaaaattttactaccagttctgtgagcgtggcttggtgggcgtggtaggggaaggatattgcaaaatctccattcccatcccactctgaggccagccagagttggtaattgccggttctctgaactactcaaaatttctgctaccggttctccagaacctgtcagaacctgctggatttcacccctggaagtgGGCTATATTTATTGGTTTATGAACctcaatgtattttattttatttcatttttgaaaacTCCAGCAACAAAACATGTAGTCACTGGAGGTagctataatataaaataatgaaaaagtcTCTGGAGACATTCAAGGTATTCTTTTTCATGATGAAGGAGACTACCACAATTAAGGCAATGGCAGCAGTAGGGTGAACACCACAGGAACTTTGTCTGTCTGACATTCTAGAAGAACAAGCTAAGGAAGGGGAGAGATGGAGGTGGACTGAAAGCTCCAAGGAAAATAATCACCATTAAGGTTAGTCTGTCTCACAATTGTTTCTTATTAAAAAAAGAGACTGCAGTTTATCTGTGCAGGATATGCTCTTCAGATGAGGGAATTAGCAGAACGACTGCCTCCATATCATCTAATTAgcaaaaatgttgataagcagATACAATCACATATGATTAGGATCCTTTTTAAAAGCCACTCCATTAATTAAATAGACAGAGAGGCTGCCTCCAACCCTCACGTGCTACTGATTAGAATACAAATATTTACACTAATCTCACCTCCATCAGTCAGGGGACACTTTTGAGTATTTTCAGTGACATCTGATTACTATTGATTTTCATCTCCAATGTCAGGCTATTTTGTTAGTATCTGAAAGTGCTGCCTTCACTTTCGGATGCTTTAAATCATGTTAAGGGTTTATCTTAATGACGCTGCTGATAACCACTGCTCAGGTCACTCGTACTTTCTCTTCAAAGAACACAGCCTGGGctggtttttattgtttgtacTTGAGATTTAAGATACGAAAAACATTTCTCATTTCAAAGCCTCAGTTTCTAGGGACTGAGCTTCCCAGCTAGTTTCCCTCTGGGTAGTTATTTCATGTGGAGGGCACTCTGGTGCCATCCTTGAATTCTTCTCATGTTCCTTGTTCCTCTCCAGTTTGCTTACTCACCCCAGTTCACAATCTCtgtcttttcctctcctcctccctttagTTATACAAGTCAAACTTAAAGCAATGAAACTACTGAGAATCCATGACGACTGCTGTAGACTCTTAGAGGTGAGCATTGATCAGTTCCCTGGGAAGAAATACACACCATTCCAGATCCAGCTAGCTATGTCCCAAAAAGGAAGTTTACATGTAAGAAACTTTGTAGTGAATCAAAACATCAGGGTGGGGTTTGGAGTGAGGTTAGGGCTGGGGTACTATCAAAGAGGCATATTCGGCATGCTTGAACATGTTTCTGATGCAATGTATCTGACGcaagagtgggttgctgccggcattactgccggttagGTGCCTCAAAAATTTTGCGCTCATTTGCTTTGTTCGCACACATACCagacaggttccaccacaaaaccgcggtagactaaagcgcgctcgacgaaagcgcgtacctgatgtcatcacagtgcgacaaaaacatcacgctgtgagcggtaaagttaaaattaacacgaaaaccttaccctaatccccccaaacctaaccctaaacctaaccctaaacctaaccctaaacctaaccctaaacctaaccctaaacctaaccctaaacctaaccctaaacctaatgctaacccttaacctaaccctaaccccttaccctaacacttaacgtaaccctaaccctaaccctaaccctaacccttaacctaaccctaaccctaaccctaaccctaaccctaaccctaaccctaaccctaaccctaaccctaaccctaacccttacctttacgtgaatcggcttgctttaaaagcgctttttaaagcgcccttttttctccgcggtcatatttgtcgcgctgctgatgatgtcaggtacgcgctttaatcgggcgcgctttagtggactgcAGTTTTGTCATGCCACAGCCAGACTTGCGCTCTGCACGCGTgcacatttgaaaataaaaagatctgtgcatgcacaaaaccttaaaaaataatttaaaaaattttgCACTgaaaattattctgtgcatgcgcagaaccgaaaaagAAGAGGCCACCCCATAGGAAAACCAGTTCAGGGTCATGGCATGCCTGGGTTGCCGGCCTGTTCCAGCAACCCGGGCCACCGaattgctaccggttcggccgaaccagtctgaaccagtaggaacccacctctgatctgatggGGCTATGCTGCACTATCTATGTGCCATTTTCTGTCCATCAATATCAATGGTAAAAGTCAGACCCACACTAGTCATCAAGCAGGAGGAATCCAGGGATCGGTgagctttttttaaatagaagttGAATGGGGGGGGGACTTGAGAATGGAATGTGGGTAGGGTTAAATTTATAttgttgggtttttaaaaatatttttgaggtGGTCATTTCATTCTTTGAAATGTACTGTACCTAGAAAGGGTTTTAAGTCATGACACTTTTGTTTTCCACTTGAACTGGATGAAAATGTATTCTGCTGAGTTCAGAGTTCAGTGATATGACCCTAGGAGACTCAAGGGAATGAAAAATACAGGCACCCAGTGAACCTGAGTATAACATACACACTTCCCCACTCTTTTGGCTTATGGAATAACTGCCCAATCAATAATATAAGACCACCTGAACAGGTGTGTTTTAGAAGACATTGATCCTAAATTGAAGAACACCGACTACAAACTTGCAAAAAAACCACTTACATACAGAGCCTTTCTATAAAAAGTTTCCAATCTAAGACTCTGGCATGAGTTGCATCATAGATGTGAAATGTGATCTATCAAGAGAGCCAATTTGCATAGCAGACCCAAACAATAGGACTGATGCCTGTCTCAAAAGAATTAAAAGCCTCTGCCCATTGATTGGCTGAGATGCTTCTGATGTCACAATACTGCTCAGCAGCAAATGTCTTGAAATCAAACAATATGAGCAAGcagcctttctctttccctttggcGCCAAAACCATTACCATTGGGCTGTGAGGAAAAAAGTGCCACAACCGAAACTACTGGATCCACTGGATCCAAACTGTACAGGACCTTGTGTCCCCTGGGAAAACCAGCCAAGTAGTCTCCAAATCCAGCTACCTTTTTCTTTGGGATGGTTAATTATTACGAAGTCCTAGGTCTGAACCAAAATGCCTCGCAAGAAGACATTAAACGGGCCTACCGTAAACTTGCATTAAAGTGGCACCCCGACAAGAATCCTTATAACAAGGAGGATGCAGAAAAGAAATTCAAAGCTGTAGCTGAGGCCTATGAAGTTCTGTCAGATCCCCAGAAACGTTCTCTCTATGACCGACCTGTCAAAGAGCCAAGGTTCAGAGGGAGAGGAGCCTCGGGCACTTTTCCTCACAGCCCCTTTGATTTTGACTTTGTCTTCCGCAGCCCTGAGGAGATCTTCCGAGAGTTTTTTGGAGGAATGGACATCTTTGCACATGACTCCTGGGACAACGAGTTTGATGATGATAATCGTGGAGAGGAAAACCGGACTGGGTTGCAAAGTCCTTTTGGCCTCTTTTCTGGACTAGGTGCCTTTTCCAATTTTGCATTTAATTCCCTGGGGCCCGGTGTGCACACTATGTTCTCCTGCAGGTCCTTTGGTGACGATAGCAGTGGAGCACAGAATTTCAGATCTGTAGCGACTTCTACAGAAGTCGTCAATGGACGGAGAATCACCACTCGAAAAATTGTCGAGAACGGGCAAGAAAGAGTTGAAATTGAGGAGGATGGTCAACTGAAGTCCATAAGAGTAAATGGAAGAGAACAGTTGAAATGCTAATAATTCTCCACATGTCTGTCCAAAAAGCAATAGTCAGCTGCTTGTACAATCTTAAAAGGACTCTTGTTCCGTAAAAGTGGAAACCAACTAATAAACTCGTTCACTGAGTTCAAGACCTATGTGGTAATGACTTCTGAATTACTTGGAATAACTCTGGTGGTCAGGATGTGATTTATTTTGATGATTCCCCCCAAATGTACTGAAATAATCTCAGTATAGGGTCTATGATTTTACTGTTTAGGATATTATACTCtaaagcagcggttctcaacctgtgggttgggacctctttgggggtcgaatgaccctttcacaggggtcgcctaagaccatcggaaaacacatatttttgatggtcttaggaactgagacaccaattttatggttgggggttaccacaacatgaagaactgtattaaagggtcacagcattgggaagattgagaaccactgctctaaagtcAATTGCTGGGGGTGAGTATCTAATTTGGAGAGGTGTTTAATTAGAATATTTTTGAATAAAGGTTTTGAGGGCAAAGTCAACAGTGTATACACAGCAGTGCGGCTctgaatacattaaaaatatgtaGTTTGAAAGACAGTCATGAAAGTGATAGAAATTATTCTGGATAAAAATGAATTCTCATGGTTTTGCAAGCATGCAGAAATAAAGTTAATAATATCAAAGATCAAACTACCGGTAACTTCTTTATGGAGCTTTAAGTCTGCTTTTGGATTAGAACATAGAAATGATATTATATATTTCTGAATATAATGAAAACACACAAATGCATGCATACTCTCTTCAAAACTCTTTACCTGCTTTCAAGACCaagtatatattatttttaaaaactggaaaaGAACTGTTTGATACAAAATTTATGTATGTCAAATGAATTATTAGGgatgtataataaaaatagcaaaaagtaAATTGGAATGGTCGGTAGAAGCAACTAGGATGCCCTTTGATaagaaacaatgaagatttgCTCATTAAATCTTGAAACATGGACTGAGAACAGTTCAAGACATAAAATGAAACAACAATAATTTAAATTATGCTTAGGTAACTCTCTCCCAAagatgtatatttatttaatatttttctgaTTATATGATTATATCCTTTGCTGGGCGAACATATTGAATTGCTAATATCAGTGAGTATATTACGTTGATGGAAACATGAATCTTTAAGCCTTAGCCTACTACATTTACTGAACAATGTATCTTACAGTATTGGTTTGTTGCACTGTCTATATTAAATTAGCATTCTCTTAGCAAAACCATAGtgctattaaaaatgtaaaagcatTGTTTcttataattcacagcctttatTGTTAGATTTATGTCCTGCTTTGTTAttcaagcagggacgtgcagtcaggggaggcaggggaggcagggcctcatcattgtcatcatgaaaagaaaaacaaatgtaaaaggaaaaagacttgctgacagagtcacagtgga contains:
- the DNAJB8 gene encoding dnaJ homolog subfamily B member 8 codes for the protein MVNYYEVLGLNQNASQEDIKRAYRKLALKWHPDKNPYNKEDAEKKFKAVAEAYEVLSDPQKRSLYDRPVKEPRFRGRGASGTFPHSPFDFDFVFRSPEEIFREFFGGMDIFAHDSWDNEFDDDNRGEENRTGLQSPFGLFSGLGAFSNFAFNSLGPGVHTMFSCRSFGDDSSGAQNFRSVATSTEVVNGRRITTRKIVENGQERVEIEEDGQLKSIRVNGREQLKC